The genome window CTGCTTTCTGCCCTTGGCCCTCCCCAGACTTGCATTCAATATAGAAAAGCGATATCGTATTTCTATATCAAAATTCAACCCCTGAGGAGTCTTATGAAAAAGTGGCTGACCCTTGTCCTGGCCCTATGCTGCACTGCTTCTGCCCTGGAATCTCACATGGTGGACACCGATGAAGGCAGCAAGATTCACCTGAACTATTACGCCCCGGAAGGCACCCCAAAAGCCGCCATTGTGCTGCTGCACAGCCTGAGGAGCAACACCTGTGATTACGGCACTTTCCCGGAGACCCTGGCTGCAGAAGGGTACGCGGCCATTGCTGTGGACCTGCGCATCGGGGCCAGCACGGGTGAACTGTGCCAGAACCTCACCAGAGCCAGCACCACAGACATTTTTGATGCCTTCATTGATCTGGAAGTGGCCATTCAATGGATCCAGCAGAAAACGGGCCTCAAACAGGTGATTCTTTCCGGGAGCAGCACCTCTGCAACAATGGTGCTGGATTATGCAGGACAGCATCCAGAACTGGTAAAGGGGGTTCTGGCTTATTCCCCTGCCAGCCCGGATCT of Deinococcus roseus contains these proteins:
- a CDS encoding alpha/beta hydrolase translates to MKKWLTLVLALCCTASALESHMVDTDEGSKIHLNYYAPEGTPKAAIVLLHSLRSNTCDYGTFPETLAAEGYAAIAVDLRIGASTGELCQNLTRASTTDIFDAFIDLEVAIQWIQQKTGLKQVILSGSSTSATMVLDYAGQHPELVKGVLAYSPASPDLDLTLEAIKYAPKIAAPVLMVSIEEEKGFPGQMLPLIGSTWKNLYIPKVGIHGAVGLVTPGMAEDYQKTTLDFLKGL